Part of the Deinococcus aerophilus genome is shown below.
ATGCAAAGACAGACCGGAGTGCCGCAATGGCACTCCGGTCTGTTCCTTCGCTTCCCGCCGCGTCTTACTCGTAGCCCAGTTCGCGCAGCGCTTCGGGGTCCTCGCGCCAGCCATTGATCACGATAACTTCCAGGCCCAGAAAGACCTTGCGGTCCAGGAACACCTCCAGCTGCTTGCGGGCGGCCTGGCCGATCTCGCGCAGCTGCTTGCCGCCCGCACCAATGACCATACCCTTGTGGGCGTTCTTCTCGACCACGATCTCGCCCTCGATGCGTTGCAGGCCATCCTCGCGCTCGGTCCAGCGGTTCACGCGGGTGGCGACGGCATAGGGCAGCTCGTCGCGCAGCTTCTTCATGGCCTCCTCGCGGATGATCTCGGCGGCCCACATCTCGCGGGTCTGGTCGCTGGCCGCGCCGCGCGGGTAAAAGAAGGGGTTCTCGGGCAGGATATCCAGCACCTGTTCGCGCAGCATGGCGACCGCCGTGGTGTTGTTCTGGGCGCTGAGCATCACTTCCTGCGTGTCGGCCGTACGGCCTTCCAGCAGCGCGCCGTACAGCTTCATGGCCTCCTCGGGGTACTTGGAGACATCGAGCTTGTTGCCCACCAGGAACAGCGGCTTGGGCAGGTCACGCAGTTGCCGGGCCACCAGCTGATCCTCCTCGCCCGGGGGATGGCGCAGGTCCACCACCCACAGGATGGCGTCCACATCGGCCAGGGCGCTGTGCACTTCCTGGTTCATGTACTTGCCCAACGCGTCCTTGGGCTTGTGCAGCCCCGGCGTGTCCACGAAGACGATCTGGTGGGTGTCGCTGGAAAAGATGCCGCGCACGCCCCGCCGGGTGGTCTGGGGACGGGGACTCGTCGGAGCCACCTTGGTGTTCAGAAAGGCGTTGAGCAGCGTGCTCTTGCCGACGTTCGGCTTGCCGACAATCGCCACGAACCCGGAATGGGTCTGGGGCGTGGCGCCGGTGGTGGAGGACAGGTCTGTCATTGAACCATTCTCTCATGCCTGCGGCCCAACAAAAGGGAGGCGAAGGCGTCGGGTCGCGGATGGGAAACAGGGACTGCCCAGACCAACCTGGGATGGTGCATTAAGCTGGCATAAAGGCAGATGGGCGGAACGTCAACAGTGGCCAGAGCGTACTGTGGGTTATGAGAGGCCCCGTCTACTCCGGCCCTGAATCCAATATTCAGGACATGTTTGCCCAGAGCACCGCCGTCCTGACCCAGCCCAGCGCCGCGACGTTCGAACGGTACGAGAAGCGCGGCGGCATCAAAAGTGCCTTCACCTATGTGCTCGTTGCCGCTGTCGTCTCGGCAGTGATCGCGGCATTTTTTGCGCTCTTTCATTCGGACGTGACCTTCTTCGGTCAGTTCTTCTCGCGCCTGATCACCATTCCGGTACAGTTCCTGATCTTCACCGGGGCGGTGTACCTGATCGGCGGAAGCCTGTTCAAGGGGACCGGCACCTATCCGGAAGTCGCCTACACCTTCGCGCTGTTCTTCGTGCCGCTGAGCATCATTGCCACGGTCATCGGCATCATTCCCATTCTGGGCTGGCTGGTGTCGCTCCTGATCAGCCTCGTGATGGTCTATTTCGGCTATCTCGCGGTGCAGTCGAGTATGAATCTGCGCGAGCAGGTACCCGCCATCGTGACCCTGGTGCTGGCAGGTATTGCCAACTTCATCGTGGGGATGGTGCTGGGGGCAGCGCTGGGTGGGCTGTTCGTGGCCGGTTGAAGCCAGCTTTTCTTCTCCAGGCAGGTTCAGTGTGGAGGCGGCGTCTGAGTGGCGCCGCCCCAGTTTCTTGTTCCCTTCCCTGAAGTACTGCCCTACTGGTCGCTGTACACGTGTACGGCCACGTCCAGCTTGCCCTGACCGCCTCCGAAATAGGTTCCTCCCACCGGAGAAACGTCGCTGTATTCGCGCCCGTGGCCGATCTTGATGTGCTTTTCCAGAGCCAGGCAGTCGTTGGTGGGATCGTAGCCCAGCCAGCCGTACCCCGGAATCAGGCATTCGACCCAGGCGTGGGTGGCCTCCGCACCGCGCATCTCGCCGCCGCTGTACAGGTAGCCGCTGACATACCGTGCCGGAATGCCGAGTTGCCGGGTGATGCCCAGCATGGCGTGCGTGAAATCCTGGCAGACCCCGCGCCCATGCTGGGCAAATTCGGCCAGCGGGGTGCGCACATCGGTGGCCTGCGGATCATAGGTGAAGCGGCGGCGCAGATGACTGGTCAGGTTCATCAGGAACTCGGGCAGATCGTCGCCGGGGCCGGGGCGCGTGACCCCGAACAGTTCCGGCCATTGACCGCCCGGCACGCGCGGGCTGGGCACCAGGAACTCGCTGTTGCGCCCACGCACCGGCCTCAGCTCGCCCACAGGGGTGGGGGCCGGCAGGGTCACGGCGTGGGTGTCCACGATGGCCTGGGCCTCGATCAACAGGTGCCGGTGGTGTTCGTGCACGTGAACGTGATGCACGATGGCCCCGAAGTAGTCCTTGTGCGAGGTGATCTCGGCGTTCGGCGTCACGTTCAGATGAAACAGCCGCACGCTCTGGCGGGTCTCCTGGGAGGGATGCAGCCGCACCTGATTGAAGGAATCCCAGGCGGGCTTGGGATAGTGGTACTCGGTGGTGTGCCGGATTTCGCAGCGCATAGCAGATGAACCCTCTACCGGTTCTGCGGGGCAGTCTGACACGTCCGGGCGCCGCAGGGGCGGCGCGGAGCAGACGACTTCCGGGGGAAACAGCCGGCGGCGGCGGCGGGGCGGAGCCTCATTCTTCTTCGAAATAGGCCGCGTTGATGGCGGCCCCCACCCGGTTGAAGTCGCCCAGCAGCGCCTCGATGGAGGGATCCTGGGTCTGGACGATGTCGGTCACGCGGGCGTACTGCAGTCGGGCGACCAGCCAGCGCGACAGCCGCAGGATCTCGGGATGGGCGCCGGGGTGGTGGCGGTCAATCTGCGAGAGCGCCTCGTGCAGGTTCTCGGCGCTGTAACGCACGCTGCGCGGAAAGTAGTCGTCAAGCAGCAGGAATTCGGTGACCTTCAGCGGGTGAATGCCCGTGTGTACCCGCTTGCGGTAGGCCTCGTACGCGCTGGCCCCCTTCAGGGCGCTGACCCAGCGCTGATCCTGCAGGGTGCGGCCGGCCGGGTCGGCGCGCTCGGTCTGGGCGGCGGCGTCCTTGAAGCGGCTTTGCAGCACGCGCAGGGTGTTGTCGCCGCGCTCCAGCATCTGACCGGCGCGCATGAACGACCAGCCCTCATCGCGCGGCAGGGTGGCGAAGGCGATGCCGAAGAAGAACTGCGAGGCGTCCCGGGCGGCGGCGCAGTATTCAAAGAGGCCGTCGCGGTCAAGCACATCGCCGTTCTCGAAACACAGCGTCAGGTAGGAGCGGTTGACCGATTCCCACATCTCGCTGGGAATGCGGTCGCGCAGGCCACGGGCATTCTCGCGGGCGCGGGCCAGACTGCTCGCAATGCTCGATGGATTGTCGCGGTCAAAGGCCATCCATGAGCTGACGCTGCGGGCGTCCAGCCGGCCATACTTGGCCCGCAACTCGCTCTCGCCGCCGGTCAGTTCCAGCAGCGGCGTCCAGTATTCGCGCGCGCGGCCCGAGACCTCCAGGCCCGCGTAGTAGTTGACGTTCAGGAGCCGGGCGGTGTTCTCGGCCCGCTCCATGTAGCGCCCGATCCAGAACAGGTTCTCGGCCAGCCGGGACAGCAGCAGCATTATTTCTCACCTTCCTGGGTCTCAGGGCCTTCAAGCTCGTCTTTTTCCAGCTCCTGCTGATAGGACTGTCCGCCGGGAGAGGGGGGAGGCGTGTCCGACGACTGACTCAGGGACTGCCGCTGGGTCTGTGAGCCGCTGCCCGGCTGTTCCTGCGATTGGGTCGGGCGCGGTTCGGCGGTGGCCCCGGCTTCTGGCTCAGAAGCTTCCCATCCGCCGTCCTCGCTGCCCACCGCGGGGTCATAGACCGGGTCAGGGCCGCCCTGGTGAGCCTGCCGTGCGTCGCCGTGCATCATCTGACTCAGGCCCTGCGGCGTGACCGGACCGTCATGGTCCAGCACCCAGGTGTCCTTGCTGCCGCCCCCCTGCGAGGAATTGACCACCAGACTGCCCCGGCGCAGCGCCACGCGCGTCAGGCCACCCGGCACGATGGTCACGTCGTCGGTGCCGCACAGGATGTAGGGCCGCAGGTCAATATGCGCGCCTTCAAATCCACCGCTGTCGGGATAGAAGGTGGGATGGCGCGACAGGCCCACCACCG
Proteins encoded:
- the era gene encoding GTPase Era — translated: MTDLSSTTGATPQTHSGFVAIVGKPNVGKSTLLNAFLNTKVAPTSPRPQTTRRGVRGIFSSDTHQIVFVDTPGLHKPKDALGKYMNQEVHSALADVDAILWVVDLRHPPGEEDQLVARQLRDLPKPLFLVGNKLDVSKYPEEAMKLYGALLEGRTADTQEVMLSAQNNTTAVAMLREQVLDILPENPFFYPRGAASDQTREMWAAEIIREEAMKKLRDELPYAVATRVNRWTEREDGLQRIEGEIVVEKNAHKGMVIGAGGKQLREIGQAARKQLEVFLDRKVFLGLEVIVINGWREDPEALRELGYE
- a CDS encoding YIP1 family protein yields the protein MRGPVYSGPESNIQDMFAQSTAVLTQPSAATFERYEKRGGIKSAFTYVLVAAVVSAVIAAFFALFHSDVTFFGQFFSRLITIPVQFLIFTGAVYLIGGSLFKGTGTYPEVAYTFALFFVPLSIIATVIGIIPILGWLVSLLISLVMVYFGYLAVQSSMNLREQVPAIVTLVLAGIANFIVGMVLGAALGGLFVAG
- a CDS encoding transglutaminase family protein, which codes for MRCEIRHTTEYHYPKPAWDSFNQVRLHPSQETRQSVRLFHLNVTPNAEITSHKDYFGAIVHHVHVHEHHRHLLIEAQAIVDTHAVTLPAPTPVGELRPVRGRNSEFLVPSPRVPGGQWPELFGVTRPGPGDDLPEFLMNLTSHLRRRFTYDPQATDVRTPLAEFAQHGRGVCQDFTHAMLGITRQLGIPARYVSGYLYSGGEMRGAEATHAWVECLIPGYGWLGYDPTNDCLALEKHIKIGHGREYSDVSPVGGTYFGGGQGKLDVAVHVYSDQ
- a CDS encoding alpha-E domain-containing protein, translating into MLLLSRLAENLFWIGRYMERAENTARLLNVNYYAGLEVSGRAREYWTPLLELTGGESELRAKYGRLDARSVSSWMAFDRDNPSSIASSLARARENARGLRDRIPSEMWESVNRSYLTLCFENGDVLDRDGLFEYCAAARDASQFFFGIAFATLPRDEGWSFMRAGQMLERGDNTLRVLQSRFKDAAAQTERADPAGRTLQDQRWVSALKGASAYEAYRKRVHTGIHPLKVTEFLLLDDYFPRSVRYSAENLHEALSQIDRHHPGAHPEILRLSRWLVARLQYARVTDIVQTQDPSIEALLGDFNRVGAAINAAYFEEE